The following are encoded together in the Methanosarcina flavescens genome:
- a CDS encoding Holliday junction resolvase-like protein: MDYWIISTLALLFGLLAAYLLLKYIDLKGRTESRAREMFETWQAREMDRQVSEKAETLFRTWKLDEEKKIRQDAVKKSEAVTRGKVTEHLIPYFPDFEYNPKDARFLGTPVDFIVFDGLSEGKMNRVVFVEVKTGKTGALSPREKLVRDCIGRGKVSYEIIHNRDNN, from the coding sequence GTGGACTACTGGATAATTTCAACCCTTGCCCTTTTATTTGGCCTGCTTGCTGCTTATCTTCTCCTGAAATATATTGACCTAAAAGGCCGGACCGAGTCCCGTGCCAGGGAGATGTTCGAAACTTGGCAGGCGAGAGAGATGGACCGTCAGGTTTCCGAAAAAGCCGAAACTCTCTTCAGAACCTGGAAATTGGACGAGGAGAAAAAAATCCGCCAGGACGCAGTAAAGAAAAGCGAAGCTGTTACCCGTGGCAAGGTTACGGAACACCTTATCCCCTATTTCCCGGATTTCGAGTACAACCCTAAAGATGCCCGCTTCCTCGGCACCCCTGTAGATTTCATTGTTTTTGACGGGCTCTCGGAAGGAAAAATGAATAGGGTGGTCTTTGTCGAGGTCAAAACCGGAAAAACCGGAGCCCTTTCCCCGAGAGAAAAACTTGTCAGGGACTGCATTGGCAGGGGAAAGGTAAGCTATGAAATTATCCATAACAGGGATAACAATTGA
- a CDS encoding DUF72 domain-containing protein, with the protein MDVFVGTSGWYYDWNKKKNFDWFIKNSSLNSVELNASFYRFPFPRQIEVWSTKGTGLRWSIKVHRSITHWRQLSESSLEIWENFRELFEPMDHIIDFYLFQVPPNFNDVARALRFAEAAKLGERFALEIRNKELLGNDEACAELMKEVTLVSVDSPDYRNRIFPGKIIYMRMHGREGWYSYNYSREEISETFRKMREFGPEKVYIYFNNDHNMLENARMTLKAFSGL; encoded by the coding sequence ATGGATGTGTTTGTAGGTACGAGCGGCTGGTACTACGATTGGAACAAAAAGAAGAACTTTGATTGGTTTATAAAGAATTCCAGCCTGAACAGTGTCGAACTTAACGCCAGCTTCTATAGATTTCCTTTTCCCAGGCAGATTGAAGTCTGGAGCACGAAAGGGACAGGACTCAGGTGGAGCATAAAGGTGCATAGATCCATAACCCACTGGCGCCAGCTCAGTGAGAGTTCCCTTGAAATCTGGGAGAATTTCAGGGAGCTTTTTGAACCCATGGATCATATTATTGATTTTTACCTCTTTCAGGTGCCTCCGAACTTCAATGATGTAGCAAGAGCACTCAGGTTTGCAGAAGCCGCAAAACTCGGGGAAAGATTCGCCCTGGAGATCAGGAATAAAGAGCTACTGGGAAATGATGAGGCATGTGCAGAGCTTATGAAGGAGGTTACCCTGGTATCAGTAGATTCCCCGGACTACAGGAATCGCATCTTTCCCGGAAAAATCATATATATGAGGATGCACGGCAGGGAAGGTTGGTACAGTTATAATTATTCCAGGGAAGAAATTAGCGAAACTTTCAGGAAAATGCGTGAATTTGGGCCTGAGAAAGTCTACATTTATTTCAATAACGACCATAATATGCTGGAAAATGCAAGAATGACATTAAAAGCCTTTTCTGGATTGTAA
- a CDS encoding winged helix-turn-helix domain-containing protein, whose amino-acid sequence METANENSEINYRNELHFIKEEVASLRNDFSRFLQRANQQHIEGIIGEMRKNFMRPMVDYLCEDASERMHTRMTADCEMRDFCETAFRELLQETAGFVGRGRVETETIKMYRNRLEELKKEAKTSSCSRCFLEATNLFEKQVNLMRSLQIYEEREEEGNKIDISEIEPEKLVSEVCEPVANRQRLLMLKALSGGSKTFSELSKLTGLRGGNLLFHLQKLLETGMILQRNERGDYIITRKGYSTLQGLSRIYSEIEKE is encoded by the coding sequence ATGGAGACGGCTAATGAGAATTCTGAGATCAATTACAGAAATGAATTGCACTTTATCAAGGAAGAAGTAGCATCCCTCCGGAATGACTTTTCACGGTTCTTACAACGTGCAAACCAGCAGCACATCGAAGGAATAATTGGGGAGATGAGAAAGAACTTCATGAGGCCTATGGTAGACTATCTATGTGAAGACGCAAGCGAGAGGATGCATACCCGGATGACTGCTGACTGCGAGATGCGGGATTTTTGCGAGACGGCTTTCCGGGAGCTTTTACAGGAAACCGCAGGATTTGTTGGGAGGGGTAGGGTCGAAACTGAAACCATAAAGATGTATCGGAACAGGCTTGAAGAACTAAAAAAGGAAGCAAAAACCTCCAGTTGCAGCAGGTGTTTTCTAGAAGCTACGAACCTTTTTGAGAAGCAAGTCAATCTCATGCGTTCGCTTCAGATTTATGAGGAGCGGGAAGAAGAGGGTAACAAGATAGATATTAGTGAAATCGAGCCTGAGAAACTGGTCTCTGAGGTCTGCGAGCCGGTAGCAAACCGACAACGTCTCCTTATGCTCAAGGCGCTTTCAGGGGGGAGTAAAACTTTCTCTGAACTTTCCAAACTTACAGGTCTGCGCGGTGGAAATTTGCTCTTCCATCTTCAGAAATTGCTTGAAACAGGAATGATTTTACAGCGAAATGAGCGAGGAGATTATATCATTACCAGAAAAGGTTACTCCACTCTTCAAGGGCTTTCCAGAATTTATTCCGAAATTGAAAAGGAATAA
- a CDS encoding ferredoxin: MADNTDKVAENVPGPYYCDYSCIACHLCVDTAPENFKMNDDDSNAYVYKQPETDEEIELCEEALDLCPVNAIGNDG, translated from the coding sequence ATAGCTGATAACACAGACAAAGTTGCTGAAAATGTTCCAGGACCCTATTATTGTGACTATAGCTGCATAGCCTGTCATCTATGTGTGGATACCGCACCAGAGAACTTCAAGATGAACGATGATGACTCCAATGCTTACGTATATAAGCAGCCTGAAACTGATGAAGAAATAGAACTCTGTGAAGAGGCACTGGATCTTTGCCCGGTTAATGCAATAGGAAATGATGGTTAA
- a CDS encoding SagB/ThcOx family dehydrogenase — MGINLGNQSPGDLPMKLRLPGPEASGISQIEELIAKRRSVRKYKDKKLSESVISRLLWAAQGISSETGLRTSPSAGALYPLEVHLIIGEGGELEPGVYRYVPEDHTLVLEISGDIREKLSKAALSQPMIKNAPVSIVISAVYARITSRYGNRGLRYTHMEAGHAAQNVYLLGVELGIGTCAIGAFKDEEVRSVLKLPTNQEPLYILPLGYV, encoded by the coding sequence ATGGGAATAAATCTTGGAAACCAGAGCCCTGGGGACCTGCCTATGAAACTCAGGCTTCCCGGGCCGGAGGCTTCGGGAATTAGCCAGATTGAAGAGCTCATTGCAAAGCGTAGATCCGTACGAAAATATAAAGACAAAAAACTCTCCGAGTCTGTGATTTCTCGTCTGCTCTGGGCAGCTCAGGGCATAAGTTCGGAGACCGGTTTAAGAACTTCACCTTCTGCAGGTGCGCTTTACCCGCTAGAAGTTCATCTCATTATAGGAGAAGGCGGTGAGCTTGAGCCCGGGGTTTACAGGTACGTTCCTGAAGACCATACCCTTGTTCTGGAAATCTCGGGTGATATAAGGGAGAAACTTTCAAAAGCTGCACTCTCCCAGCCCATGATCAAGAATGCTCCTGTTTCAATTGTGATTTCTGCAGTCTATGCACGGATAACGAGCAGATACGGAAATAGAGGTCTCCGTTATACCCATATGGAGGCAGGGCACGCTGCCCAGAATGTATATCTCCTTGGAGTGGAACTTGGGATAGGGACCTGTGCAATAGGAGCTTTTAAGGATGAGGAGGTAAGAAGTGTGCTTAAGTTGCCGACAAACCAGGAGCCTCTTTATATACTGCCTCTGGGTTACGTATGA
- a CDS encoding histidine phosphatase family protein, with product MGLLILVRHGEPGLKPDNRLAGWVDVPLSRKGIEEALECAAELGRFELDLAFASNLVRTQETLFIILSGQKKTGVVVHEGSSDGDSTGKIDWYSYPEKLGKKLIPIYLTSSLNERHYGRLQGRKKQKMEEKYGAEKLASWRWNFEPGPPEGESLKAVYERAVPYFEEEILPAVKAGKKVLVCAHQSSLRALVKYIEGISDEDIRDVRFSTGELAIYIYSDGKLIRENAEISPELKRNI from the coding sequence ATGGGTCTTCTTATACTTGTCAGGCATGGAGAACCCGGCTTAAAGCCTGATAACAGGCTTGCCGGCTGGGTAGATGTTCCTCTTAGCAGGAAGGGGATTGAAGAGGCTCTTGAGTGTGCAGCAGAGCTTGGAAGGTTTGAGCTGGATCTTGCTTTTGCCTCAAACCTTGTCCGGACACAGGAAACTCTTTTTATAATACTGTCAGGGCAGAAAAAGACAGGAGTTGTTGTCCACGAAGGGTCAAGCGATGGAGATAGTACAGGGAAAATAGACTGGTATTCGTATCCTGAAAAGCTCGGGAAAAAACTTATCCCGATTTATTTAACGTCTTCTTTAAACGAACGTCACTACGGAAGGCTTCAGGGCAGGAAAAAACAGAAAATGGAAGAGAAATACGGAGCAGAGAAGCTTGCCTCCTGGCGGTGGAACTTTGAGCCTGGCCCGCCTGAAGGAGAAAGTCTCAAAGCTGTATATGAGCGTGCAGTGCCATATTTCGAAGAGGAAATCCTTCCTGCTGTAAAAGCAGGAAAAAAAGTGCTGGTCTGCGCCCACCAGAGCAGTCTGAGAGCTCTGGTTAAATATATAGAAGGGATTTCCGATGAGGATATCAGGGATGTCAGGTTCTCCACAGGCGAGCTTGCAATATACATTTACTCTGATGGCAAGCTAATACGTGAAAACGCTGAGATTAGCCCTGAGCTTAAAAGGAACATCTGA
- a CDS encoding HD domain-containing protein has protein sequence MINERKIRKESNVSVTDGFSKSGYSEEAFSPEPLPLEDLSHIYGIERSHADNVARNALELFDILNSIHGLRPEMRNLVEIVALVHDIGAAMDFENHHKAGRLILLLHPPSEVPERLWPVVSWTAFLHKKRIGNEKLEKLKGKSFGRMP, from the coding sequence ATGATTAATGAGAGAAAAATAAGAAAGGAGTCAAATGTGAGTGTAACTGACGGGTTTTCAAAATCTGGCTATTCGGAGGAAGCCTTTTCACCCGAGCCTCTGCCTTTAGAAGATCTTTCCCATATCTATGGAATTGAACGCAGCCACGCCGACAATGTGGCAAGGAATGCTCTTGAGCTTTTTGATATCCTTAATTCTATCCATGGACTGCGTCCTGAGATGAGAAACCTTGTAGAGATAGTGGCGCTTGTTCATGATATAGGCGCGGCCATGGATTTTGAGAATCATCATAAAGCAGGAAGACTTATTCTGCTCCTGCACCCGCCATCGGAAGTGCCTGAAAGGCTGTGGCCAGTTGTTTCCTGGACAGCTTTCCTGCACAAAAAGAGAATTGGAAACGAGAAGCTTGAGAAGCTTAAAGGAAAGAGTTTTGGGAGAATGCCTTAG
- a CDS encoding DEAD/DEAH box helicase gives MIKISFKQGTLLIEGNVRVPNSVWDERSGSFRALALYYRDIINYLKSSKIPFKDEVLDLLPCPDLAAAYEASGKKLKLRDYQAEALVSWGENDRWGVLVLPTGSGKTLVGIRAIAGCNTPTLVVVPTLDLLEQWKRQLEEAFSMEIGKLGGGEKKILPITVSTYDSAYIYAKTLGNRFGLLIFDEVHHLPAAGYRSIAEFSAAPYRLGLTATYEREDELHSELNRLVGGKVYEKHVSELAGGHLSPYRIERVAVALTDEERKKYDKYHSTYIDYLRKTGMVIRGPRDFQKLVMRSGRDPEARKALLARNAARDLAFNTDSKIEKLREILKAHTEDRIFIFTEHNRLVHQISREFLIPAITYRTPAKERSSILEKFRRGKYRAVVTSKVLDEGIDVPEANIGIIASGTGSKLAYIQRLGRILRKKEGKEAILYEIITVETTEAETARRRKEAISIRKKAEKSGRESGMKKEKNPGGGSPAYI, from the coding sequence ATGATTAAAATTAGTTTCAAACAGGGAACGCTTCTTATAGAGGGGAATGTGAGGGTTCCTAATTCAGTTTGGGACGAAAGAAGCGGAAGTTTCAGGGCTCTTGCCCTTTATTACAGAGATATAATAAATTATCTGAAAAGTTCTAAAATTCCTTTTAAAGATGAAGTACTTGACCTTCTTCCCTGTCCTGATCTGGCAGCAGCATACGAAGCTTCGGGAAAGAAACTTAAATTAAGGGATTACCAGGCTGAGGCTCTCGTGTCCTGGGGGGAAAATGATAGATGGGGAGTGCTCGTCCTGCCGACTGGTAGTGGAAAAACTCTTGTTGGGATTCGGGCAATTGCAGGCTGCAATACTCCTACCCTTGTGGTTGTTCCAACGCTTGATCTGCTCGAACAGTGGAAAAGACAGCTTGAAGAAGCTTTTTCTATGGAAATCGGAAAGCTTGGAGGCGGAGAGAAGAAGATTCTTCCAATAACGGTTTCCACATATGATTCTGCTTATATCTATGCCAAAACTCTTGGGAACAGGTTCGGTCTGCTTATTTTTGACGAGGTTCACCACCTGCCTGCAGCTGGGTACAGAAGCATTGCCGAGTTTTCCGCAGCTCCCTACAGGCTTGGGCTGACAGCTACTTATGAGCGTGAAGATGAGCTGCATTCAGAGTTGAACAGGCTTGTAGGGGGAAAAGTTTACGAAAAGCACGTTTCGGAACTTGCAGGCGGCCATCTTTCCCCTTACAGGATTGAGCGTGTAGCTGTTGCACTCACGGATGAGGAGAGGAAGAAGTACGACAAATACCATTCCACCTATATCGATTATCTCAGGAAGACCGGGATGGTAATCCGGGGACCAAGGGATTTTCAGAAGCTGGTTATGAGAAGCGGGAGAGACCCAGAAGCCAGGAAAGCCCTTCTTGCAAGAAACGCTGCAAGGGACCTTGCTTTTAATACCGATTCAAAAATTGAAAAGTTAAGAGAGATCTTGAAAGCACATACGGAAGACAGAATATTCATTTTTACGGAACATAACCGGCTTGTTCACCAGATTTCCAGGGAATTTCTTATTCCTGCAATTACTTACAGAACACCTGCAAAAGAAAGGAGCTCTATCCTCGAGAAATTCAGAAGAGGGAAGTACAGGGCTGTAGTCACCTCAAAAGTACTTGACGAGGGCATTGATGTTCCTGAGGCTAACATAGGAATTATAGCCAGCGGGACAGGAAGCAAATTAGCGTATATACAGCGCCTCGGAAGGATTCTCAGGAAAAAGGAAGGAAAAGAAGCCATACTTTATGAAATAATAACCGTAGAAACGACAGAGGCCGAAACTGCAAGGAGGAGAAAGGAAGCTATTTCAATCCGAAAAAAAGCTGAAAAATCAGGAAGGGAAAGCGGAATGAAAAAAGAAAAAAATCCTGGAGGCGGCTCACCTGCTTACATCTGA
- a CDS encoding DUF790 family protein: MKPVYAAFDPENLELARLLIETFEQHVGKTYGDLLTELEGYEEMNYRFIRGLSQLLGRRVVIETDAAVDPFLARETVFEACRGMALSRVEREEALQKAAKKLSISIKELEKALWADLEENQVVRSFLPLSPAELIQQYNISLTQTLLFRAIDLDIWTKGDFQKLLWRILRLGLMYSLEDTEEAKGESDKGKEGSEGKSDGKKEGSRAVHLHLDGPASLFRISERYGNSFAKIFPALLKSKGWRLRAGILHKGYQGKRILEFTLDDSEEAFKATPEAALTPEVLSPEIQIKEEKGEYQAGTEEIKAEEAAYDSKLEQIFGSLSLGSWKIKREPTILKAGKHAFVPDFALQRNGIKVYLEIVGFWTPEYLENKIKKLKQVKEPVILLIDRKLKCSEKDFPSQEVIFFDKKIPANEVMQILRRYEEKKLSEDRSKLGEMELSLSGELINLEEIAAEKGVLPDALKEVVADRLSRVEKVEREGKLEKAIELEKYQDYILLENYLIHRQLLERIDKELEKPGAVETYADAVKVFEIFGLDRSLYYPVLEQLGYKVIWTGLSEENAKVRKAED, translated from the coding sequence ATAAAGCCTGTATATGCAGCTTTTGATCCAGAAAACCTGGAACTTGCAAGGCTCCTGATAGAGACTTTTGAGCAGCATGTCGGAAAAACTTATGGAGATCTCCTGACCGAACTTGAGGGCTATGAGGAGATGAATTACCGTTTTATAAGAGGGCTCTCCCAACTGCTTGGAAGGCGGGTAGTGATCGAAACGGATGCAGCTGTTGACCCTTTTCTTGCAAGGGAAACGGTTTTTGAAGCTTGTAGAGGCATGGCACTTTCTCGTGTCGAGAGAGAAGAGGCTCTGCAAAAAGCCGCAAAGAAACTTTCAATTTCGATCAAGGAACTCGAAAAGGCACTATGGGCTGACCTTGAGGAGAATCAGGTCGTAAGAAGTTTTCTTCCCCTTTCACCCGCAGAACTTATCCAGCAGTACAATATTTCCCTGACACAGACCCTCCTTTTTCGTGCAATCGACCTTGACATCTGGACAAAAGGCGATTTTCAGAAGTTGCTCTGGAGAATCCTCCGCCTGGGACTAATGTATTCCCTTGAAGATACTGAAGAGGCAAAAGGCGAAAGTGATAAGGGAAAAGAAGGATCTGAAGGAAAGTCCGATGGAAAAAAAGAGGGATCAAGAGCCGTTCACCTGCACCTTGACGGGCCAGCCTCTCTTTTTCGGATCTCGGAACGCTATGGGAATTCCTTTGCAAAAATCTTTCCTGCCCTATTGAAGTCAAAAGGCTGGAGGCTCAGGGCTGGCATTCTTCACAAAGGTTACCAGGGAAAGCGAATTCTGGAGTTTACTCTTGATGATTCGGAAGAAGCGTTCAAAGCTACGCCTGAAGCAGCCCTGACCCCGGAGGTTCTTTCTCCGGAAATTCAGATTAAAGAAGAAAAGGGAGAATACCAGGCTGGAACTGAGGAAATCAAAGCCGAAGAGGCAGCCTATGACAGCAAGCTTGAACAGATATTCGGCAGCCTCAGTCTTGGGAGCTGGAAGATAAAAAGGGAACCGACAATTCTTAAAGCCGGAAAACATGCTTTTGTCCCTGACTTTGCCCTGCAACGAAATGGCATAAAGGTATATCTGGAAATCGTCGGTTTCTGGACACCGGAATACCTTGAAAACAAGATTAAGAAACTCAAGCAGGTGAAAGAACCTGTAATTCTCCTGATTGACAGGAAGCTCAAATGTTCTGAGAAGGATTTTCCATCGCAGGAAGTTATTTTCTTTGATAAAAAAATTCCGGCAAACGAGGTCATGCAGATACTCCGAAGGTACGAGGAGAAAAAGCTTTCAGAAGACCGATCGAAACTTGGGGAAATGGAACTTTCGCTTTCAGGTGAACTTATAAACCTTGAAGAAATTGCAGCCGAAAAAGGAGTACTGCCCGATGCCCTAAAAGAAGTGGTCGCAGACAGACTTTCAAGGGTTGAAAAAGTGGAGAGAGAAGGGAAATTGGAAAAAGCCATAGAGTTAGAAAAATATCAGGACTACATTCTCCTTGAAAATTACTTAATTCACAGGCAGCTATTGGAAAGAATTGATAAGGAGCTTGAAAAGCCGGGTGCAGTAGAGACATATGCCGACGCAGTAAAAGTTTTCGAAATTTTCGGGCTTGATCGCAGCCTTTACTATCCTGTACTCGAACAGCTCGGGTATAAGGTAATCTGGACAGGGCTGAGTGAAGAGAATGCGAAGGTGAGGAAAGCCGAAGATTAA
- a CDS encoding SDH family Clp fold serine proteinase, giving the protein MSLLFILLFFYAVIYPQSQLKQIRMKRMSKLKAMEKRHGCKVLTMIHRREAISVFGLPAYQYIDEEDAEQILRWIRQYQDYPLELILHTPGGQLHASIQIARALRRHPKNTKVIIPHYSMSGGTIIALAANEIVMDKDAVIGPIDPQIGDFVRGAFPAPSWIYAAETKKEKADDTTLVMSDISRKALKLTRDVAKELLEGKIQPGPSGESRLDEVVDKLVSGEMIHSTPLSAADAKALGLPISTDFPQEVHEFMKLFKPVKKNVEYVE; this is encoded by the coding sequence ATGTCTCTCCTGTTTATACTTCTGTTTTTCTATGCAGTAATCTACCCACAGTCGCAGCTAAAGCAAATTCGCATGAAGCGCATGTCAAAACTGAAAGCTATGGAAAAGCGACACGGCTGCAAGGTGCTCACTATGATCCACAGACGGGAGGCAATTTCCGTTTTCGGGCTGCCTGCCTATCAGTACATAGATGAGGAAGATGCCGAGCAGATCCTGCGCTGGATAAGGCAATACCAGGATTACCCGCTTGAACTCATCCTGCACACTCCCGGCGGGCAACTCCATGCCAGCATCCAGATTGCTCGTGCTCTAAGGCGGCACCCTAAAAACACAAAGGTTATTATCCCGCACTATTCGATGTCAGGAGGCACAATTATAGCCCTTGCTGCAAATGAAATTGTAATGGATAAAGACGCTGTTATAGGGCCTATTGATCCTCAGATAGGAGATTTCGTGCGCGGGGCATTCCCTGCCCCTTCCTGGATCTATGCAGCAGAAACAAAAAAAGAAAAAGCCGATGACACCACCCTTGTTATGAGCGACATCTCGAGAAAAGCCCTTAAGCTAACCAGGGACGTCGCAAAAGAGCTTCTCGAAGGCAAAATCCAGCCAGGCCCCTCTGGTGAAAGCAGGCTCGATGAAGTGGTCGATAAACTGGTCAGCGGGGAGATGATCCACAGCACTCCCCTCTCAGCCGCTGATGCAAAAGCCCTGGGACTTCCCATAAGCACAGATTTTCCTCAAGAGGTGCATGAGTTCATGAAACTTTTCAAGCCTGTAAAAAAGAATGTGGAGTACGTTGAATGA
- the sugE gene encoding quaternary ammonium compound efflux SMR transporter SugE yields MEWFFLFIAGLFEAAWAIGLKYTDGFTRLYPSIFTVVCMILSFYFLSQSLKTLPIGTGYAIWTGIGVIGTTILGALLFNESLNLARVFCILLIFSGIVGLRLISQ; encoded by the coding sequence ATGGAATGGTTCTTTCTTTTTATCGCGGGGCTTTTTGAGGCTGCGTGGGCAATCGGGCTGAAATATACCGATGGTTTCACGCGGCTTTATCCCAGTATTTTTACCGTCGTTTGCATGATTCTTAGCTTTTATTTCCTGTCCCAGTCCCTGAAAACCCTGCCAATAGGAACCGGCTATGCAATCTGGACCGGAATAGGAGTTATTGGCACCACTATTTTAGGAGCTCTGCTCTTTAACGAGTCCCTGAATCTTGCCAGAGTTTTCTGTATTCTCCTGATCTTCTCAGGAATAGTCGGACTCAGGCTGATTTCTCAATAA
- a CDS encoding radical SAM protein, with amino-acid sequence MGFPKYLKRYFKVQKDETPALFKITERVPVEFDPGMQLEELRKIHEKEIEEYRKFRENLEIEAAEALAYKDTADRLTFFTESFLEMPKASPSLLDLKVEIVDRMLEKCHCCGWRCEVNRKTGEKGFCRLTDLSNYASEFLHMGEEPELVPSHTIFFTGCTFACVYCQNWDISTCPDSGTRIEPRKLAKLIDLRRMHGARNVNFVTPTPHTHTALKTIREISVNTPVIWNSNMYHSREIAEMLEGVVDVYLGDFKYGNNECARRYSKIKNYLEVVQPNFEFAYKTAEVLLRHLVLPGHLECCTKPIAEWVAKNIPQIRFNLMFQYRPCYRAMEYPDLGRHLTPEEEARAIEIVREAGIEDLLF; translated from the coding sequence ATGGGATTCCCGAAGTACCTGAAACGTTACTTCAAGGTGCAAAAAGATGAAACGCCTGCCCTCTTCAAGATAACAGAAAGAGTTCCTGTCGAGTTTGACCCGGGCATGCAGCTTGAAGAACTCAGGAAAATTCACGAGAAAGAAATCGAAGAATACCGAAAATTCAGGGAAAATCTTGAAATCGAAGCCGCAGAAGCTCTTGCTTATAAGGATACGGCTGACAGGTTAACGTTTTTTACTGAAAGCTTCCTGGAAATGCCGAAAGCCAGTCCCTCCCTCCTCGACCTTAAGGTTGAAATCGTGGACAGGATGCTGGAGAAGTGCCACTGCTGCGGATGGCGCTGTGAGGTTAACAGGAAAACAGGTGAAAAAGGTTTCTGCAGGCTGACAGATCTCTCAAATTATGCCTCCGAGTTCCTGCATATGGGAGAAGAGCCAGAACTTGTGCCCTCTCATACGATATTTTTTACGGGCTGTACCTTCGCCTGCGTATACTGCCAGAACTGGGATATTTCAACCTGCCCTGATTCCGGAACCCGTATCGAACCCAGGAAACTTGCAAAGTTAATAGACCTGCGCAGAATGCATGGAGCAAGGAATGTAAATTTCGTAACTCCTACCCCACACACACATACTGCACTGAAAACTATCCGTGAAATCTCTGTAAACACGCCTGTAATCTGGAACTCAAATATGTACCATTCCCGGGAAATTGCAGAAATGCTCGAAGGGGTTGTGGATGTCTACCTGGGGGATTTCAAGTACGGAAACAATGAATGTGCCCGGAGATATTCAAAGATAAAAAATTATCTTGAAGTCGTGCAGCCCAATTTCGAATTCGCCTACAAGACCGCAGAAGTCCTTCTTCGTCACCTGGTTCTCCCCGGCCACCTAGAGTGCTGTACAAAGCCTATTGCAGAATGGGTCGCAAAGAATATCCCGCAAATCAGGTTCAACCTTATGTTTCAGTACAGGCCGTGTTACCGGGCTATGGAGTATCCGGATCTTGGACGCCACCTGACCCCGGAAGAAGAAGCCAGGGCAATCGAGATTGTAAGAGAAGCAGGAATTGAAGATTTACTATTTTAA
- a CDS encoding class I SAM-dependent methyltransferase: MEVESRERMKKIHAKPINIWEDFFKDKTHGGHRYSTEEFLAMEAREKLFHLDGGKTLLDFGCGSAELLTYYAPEYEKLVGVDFSPSMLREADKRIKEKQCNNIDLILANHETIWDNLQFTFDRITAAGVIQYLTFQEIDAFIANASKYLNTDGKIVFFDILDPRLYPLWKLGLFAPKAGVLKALYRIWCDFRYSVSATLKNRPRNIYGFSHNPYKLQRIANKHGFEMRYVQSMYYEYKYHAIMSRI, translated from the coding sequence ATGGAAGTAGAAAGCAGGGAGAGGATGAAAAAAATTCATGCAAAGCCGATAAATATCTGGGAAGATTTTTTTAAGGATAAGACACATGGAGGGCACAGGTATTCAACTGAAGAATTTCTTGCCATGGAAGCCAGGGAAAAATTATTTCACCTTGATGGAGGCAAAACCCTTCTCGACTTCGGATGCGGCTCTGCAGAACTCCTGACATACTATGCTCCTGAGTATGAAAAGCTTGTAGGAGTGGATTTTTCCCCATCCATGCTTAGAGAAGCAGATAAAAGGATCAAGGAAAAGCAATGCAATAACATCGACCTGATCCTTGCTAACCACGAAACTATCTGGGATAATCTGCAATTCACCTTTGATCGGATAACTGCAGCCGGAGTAATCCAGTACTTAACATTTCAAGAGATTGATGCCTTTATTGCCAATGCATCAAAATATCTCAATACCGATGGTAAAATAGTCTTTTTTGACATACTGGATCCCCGACTATATCCATTATGGAAATTAGGGTTATTTGCACCGAAAGCAGGAGTCTTGAAAGCCCTATACAGGATATGGTGCGACTTCCGGTATTCAGTATCGGCAACTTTAAAAAACCGCCCAAGAAACATTTACGGTTTTTCCCATAACCCTTATAAACTTCAGAGAATCGCAAATAAGCATGGTTTTGAGATGCGCTATGTGCAATCAATGTATTATGAATATAAATATCATGCAATAATGTCCAGGATTTAA